Proteins from a genomic interval of Scophthalmus maximus strain ysfricsl-2021 chromosome 22, ASM2237912v1, whole genome shotgun sequence:
- the LOC118292509 gene encoding basic salivary proline-rich protein 1-like, which produces MPHPRGEQQRAMLGSPPAARERDRGGTRYDSPPAQPEATPPSAGRASGPESREPEAAQDPGRGASPPRQPPPRERAKTHRDNTGHCGPGTTSRPHCKRASRGKQREHHPRQRGPRRGTPPASDMSKSPRPQTPGSRVQPPTRRATPPPDPPQARQGGHQPNAPRRPGAPGAEHEANETPPPPPPCMPL; this is translated from the coding sequence ATGCCCCACCCCAGGGGAGAACAGCAGAGAGCCATGCTGGGAAGCCCCCCCGCCGCCAGAGAGCGGGACCGCGGGGGAACCAGGTATGACAGCCCCCCAGCCCAGCCAGAGGCCACCCCCCCGAGCGCAGGCAGAGCCAGCGGCCCCGAGTCCCGCGAACCCGAGGCCGCCCAAGACCCCGGACGGGGGGCCAGCCCCCCCAGGCAACCACCCCCAAGGGAGAGGGCCAAAACCCACCGCGACAACACCGGCCATTGTGGCCCTGGGACAACTTCACGCCCCCACTGCAAGAGAGCCAGCAGGGGAAAACAGCGGGAGCACCACCCCCGTCAAAGAGGGCCCCGGCGAGGCACGCCACCCGCCTCAGACATGAGTAAAAGCCCAAGGCCCCAGACCCCCGGGTCCAGAGTGCAACCCCCCACCAGAAGAGCCACGCCCCCCCCTGACCCACCCCAGGCCAGGCAAGGCGGCCACCAACCCAACGCGCCCCGACGCCCCGGGGCTCCAGGGGCAGAACACGAGGCCaatgagacccccccccccccacccccttgcATGCCTctgtaa